A section of the Chryseobacterium scophthalmum genome encodes:
- the ccoS gene encoding cbb3-type cytochrome oxidase assembly protein CcoS, translating to MDILYLMILCSVSLAVVFLVVFIVFARKGQFEDDESPAVRILFDSDEIKEKEDTGNNNDKKKGDNNKFEEKSE from the coding sequence ATGGATATTCTATATTTAATGATCTTATGCAGCGTTTCTTTGGCTGTAGTTTTTCTGGTCGTATTTATAGTTTTCGCCAGAAAAGGGCAGTTTGAAGATGACGAATCTCCAGCTGTGAGAATACTTTTTGACTCCGATGAAATAAAGGAAAAAGAAGACACTGGCAACAACAACGATAAGAAAAAAGGAGATAATAATAAATTTGAAGAAAAAAGTGAATAG
- a CDS encoding heavy metal translocating P-type ATPase: protein MSENCFHCGQGIEKERISFDEKIFCCTGCKSVYEILNTNNLSNFYELNKKAGIRPEENSSQFDYLDTKEIFDRVTDFSEGNTSLVTFRIPVIHCSSCIWLLESLHTLHKDIHYSQVNFTRKTLQVSFNHNELKLSELAKFLTNLGYKPAINLETAEKNEDNLDKSLLVKLAIAGFAFGNGMFLAFPEYIGGEDYWMEHYKGLFRVLMFLLSVPVVFYSASDYYKSAWYGLKNKIVNIDVPIVLGIFVLFGRSIYEIATDYGPGYFDTLCGLLFFMLLGKIFQKRTYSSLSYDRDYKSFYPIAVTKVDFNGKQENILLSEIKIGDRILVRNHEIIPVDAILISGNGNIDNSFITGESESISKNPGDKIFAGGKQIGSSLELEVIKNVDQSYLTQLWNKEAFKKHETGLDTLINDISKYFTFIILGIALVAGIYWYFIDLETMFQVISAVLIIACPCALALSSPFTFGHIMRILGRNKFYVKDTLTIEKIAKVDTLVFDKTGTITHRKKSNIRYEGSEIQEFDLLNIKSLVKNSNHPLSKSLYEFLEVKDDYFPVDNFEEISGKGYEASVRGNIYKIGSAKYNNQESKNLETAVYISKNNEFIGKFIFKNEYRENLRNLFTKLINYKIFILSGDNSSEENQLKEIIPNYSSMAFNQNPEDKLNYIKDLQDKGLKVIMLGDGLNDAGALKQSNVGIAISDDSNSFTPSSDVIMNGEKVSQLDNYLNVCKGSITIVKLTFLISFLYNVVGLTFAVTGNMSPLFAALIMPASSITVISFTTISTWILGRKHFKKQP from the coding sequence GTGAGCGAGAACTGTTTTCATTGCGGACAAGGGATAGAAAAAGAAAGAATTTCTTTTGACGAAAAAATTTTCTGTTGTACCGGCTGCAAATCTGTTTATGAAATTTTAAATACCAATAATCTCAGTAATTTTTACGAGCTAAACAAAAAAGCGGGCATCAGACCTGAAGAAAATTCTTCTCAGTTTGATTACCTCGACACCAAAGAAATTTTTGACAGAGTTACAGATTTTTCTGAAGGCAATACAAGTCTTGTCACATTCAGAATTCCGGTAATCCACTGTTCTTCTTGCATTTGGCTATTAGAAAGCCTTCATACTTTACATAAAGACATTCATTATTCTCAGGTAAACTTCACAAGAAAGACTTTACAGGTTTCTTTCAATCATAACGAATTAAAATTAAGCGAATTAGCTAAATTTTTAACCAATCTTGGGTACAAACCCGCAATCAATCTTGAAACAGCCGAAAAAAACGAAGACAATTTAGACAAATCTTTATTAGTAAAACTTGCGATTGCAGGATTTGCTTTCGGTAACGGAATGTTTTTGGCCTTCCCGGAATATATCGGCGGCGAAGATTACTGGATGGAGCATTACAAAGGTTTATTCCGAGTTTTAATGTTCTTGCTTTCGGTTCCTGTTGTATTTTATTCTGCCTCTGATTATTACAAATCTGCTTGGTATGGTTTAAAAAACAAAATCGTCAATATCGACGTTCCTATTGTTTTAGGAATTTTTGTGCTGTTCGGAAGAAGTATCTACGAAATTGCTACCGATTACGGTCCGGGATATTTTGATACTTTGTGCGGACTTTTATTCTTCATGCTTTTAGGAAAAATCTTCCAGAAAAGAACCTACAGTTCGCTTTCTTATGACAGAGATTATAAATCATTCTACCCGATTGCCGTAACGAAAGTTGATTTTAATGGGAAGCAGGAGAACATTTTGCTTTCAGAAATTAAAATCGGTGACAGAATTTTAGTACGAAACCACGAAATCATTCCTGTAGATGCCATTTTGATTAGCGGAAACGGAAATATCGACAACAGTTTTATTACCGGTGAAAGTGAAAGTATTTCTAAAAATCCGGGGGATAAAATTTTTGCCGGAGGAAAGCAGATTGGTTCATCTTTGGAACTTGAAGTTATTAAAAATGTCGACCAAAGTTATCTTACCCAACTCTGGAATAAAGAAGCTTTCAAAAAACACGAGACCGGACTTGATACTTTAATCAACGACATCAGTAAATATTTCACCTTTATTATTTTAGGAATTGCGCTTGTTGCCGGAATTTATTGGTACTTCATTGATTTGGAAACCATGTTCCAGGTTATCTCTGCCGTTTTAATTATTGCCTGTCCTTGTGCTCTGGCATTGTCTTCTCCGTTTACTTTCGGTCACATTATGAGGATTTTAGGTCGAAATAAATTTTACGTAAAAGATACTTTAACGATTGAGAAAATTGCAAAAGTCGACACTTTAGTTTTCGATAAAACCGGAACAATTACCCACAGAAAAAAATCAAACATCCGATACGAAGGTTCTGAAATTCAGGAATTTGATTTATTAAATATTAAAAGTTTAGTTAAAAACTCAAATCATCCGCTTTCCAAATCTTTGTATGAATTTCTGGAAGTAAAAGATGATTATTTCCCGGTTGATAATTTTGAAGAAATCTCAGGAAAAGGCTACGAAGCAAGTGTACGAGGAAATATTTATAAAATAGGTTCTGCAAAATACAATAATCAGGAGTCTAAAAATCTTGAAACCGCAGTTTACATCAGTAAAAATAATGAGTTTATCGGTAAATTTATTTTTAAAAATGAATACCGAGAAAACCTTAGAAATCTTTTCACAAAACTGATTAATTATAAGATTTTCATTCTGAGCGGAGACAATTCTTCCGAAGAAAATCAGCTTAAAGAGATCATCCCGAATTACAGCTCGATGGCGTTTAACCAAAACCCGGAAGACAAACTGAATTACATCAAGGATCTTCAGGATAAAGGCTTAAAAGTAATTATGCTTGGTGACGGTTTAAATGATGCCGGAGCTTTAAAACAAAGTAATGTAGGAATCGCAATTTCTGACGACAGCAACAGCTTTACGCCATCTTCAGATGTCATTATGAACGGGGAAAAAGTATCGCAACTTGATAATTATTTAAACGTTTGTAAAGGTTCAATCACCATTGTAAAACTAACGTTCCTGATTAGCTTTTTATACAATGTTGTTGGTTTAACGTTTGCTGTAACGGGAAATATGAGTCCGCTATTTGCAGCTTTAATTATGCCTGCAAGTTCGATTACCGTCATTTCTTTCACAACGATTTCCACCTGGATTCTTGGGAGAAAACATTTCAAAAAACAGCCTTAA
- a CDS encoding Crp/Fnr family transcriptional regulator, whose amino-acid sequence MSQEQQIAIEERFARVFNDKSFKERLSNTDYERYINAKKKLVFQKHDIVFDDGETPKGVYVIEKGAAKLSKSGSFGKDQILRFIKEGDIIGYRALLCGENFQAKAEAMTDVECTFLPADIFMDLLEVDPQLSFVMLQKISYELGESSNTITFLAQKTVRERLAEILILLEQKLGTDPEGFIKISLTREEIANIIGTATESAIRLISEFKGDSLIEVDGRNIKILNHDKLMKLGHVVL is encoded by the coding sequence ATGTCGCAGGAACAACAGATTGCTATTGAAGAAAGATTCGCGAGGGTTTTTAATGATAAATCCTTTAAAGAAAGACTTTCCAATACTGATTATGAAAGATATATCAACGCAAAAAAGAAACTCGTTTTTCAAAAACACGATATCGTCTTTGACGATGGCGAAACTCCGAAAGGGGTTTACGTAATAGAAAAAGGGGCTGCTAAATTGTCAAAATCAGGATCTTTTGGTAAAGATCAAATTCTTAGATTTATAAAAGAAGGTGATATTATAGGATATCGTGCATTGTTGTGTGGAGAAAATTTTCAAGCAAAGGCAGAAGCAATGACTGATGTTGAATGCACATTCTTACCTGCAGATATTTTTATGGACTTATTAGAAGTAGATCCACAGTTATCTTTTGTGATGCTTCAGAAAATATCTTACGAATTGGGGGAGTCTTCCAACACAATTACTTTCTTGGCTCAAAAAACAGTAAGAGAAAGATTGGCAGAAATTCTTATTCTTTTAGAACAAAAATTAGGAACAGATCCTGAAGGTTTTATCAAAATTTCTTTAACAAGAGAAGAAATTGCCAATATTATCGGAACTGCTACCGAAAGTGCTATCCGATTGATCTCCGAATTTAAAGGTGACAGTCTCATCGAAGTAGACGGTAGAAACATCAAAATTCTCAACCACGATAAATTAATGAAACTAGGACACGTAGTTTTGTAA
- the panB gene encoding 3-methyl-2-oxobutanoate hydroxymethyltransferase, whose product MSVHSEIKRVTTETLRKMKFDKEKITMLTAYDFTTAKMVDAGGVDTILIGDSAANVMAGFETTLPITLDQMIYHTQSVVRGVERALVIADLPFGTYQSNPDIALESAVRMMKEGGAHAIKIEGGKEISKSIKKIINAGIPIMGHLGLTPQSIYQFGTYKVRAKEEAEAEKLINDAKLLEELGCFGVVLEKIPADLAKRVTESISIPTIGIGAGPHCDGQVLVYHDMVGMNKGFSPKFLRRYLDLYTEITGAVSQYVKDVKSADFPNQNESY is encoded by the coding sequence ATGTCTGTTCATTCCGAAATTAAAAGAGTTACTACAGAAACCTTGCGAAAAATGAAATTCGACAAGGAGAAAATAACAATGCTTACCGCTTACGATTTTACAACGGCAAAAATGGTTGACGCCGGTGGTGTTGATACCATTCTTATCGGAGATTCTGCGGCAAATGTAATGGCAGGTTTTGAAACAACACTTCCTATTACATTAGATCAAATGATTTATCACACTCAAAGTGTGGTGAGAGGGGTAGAAAGAGCATTGGTAATTGCAGATCTTCCTTTCGGAACTTACCAAAGTAATCCGGATATCGCACTGGAATCTGCAGTTAGAATGATGAAAGAAGGGGGTGCTCATGCGATTAAAATTGAGGGTGGAAAAGAAATTTCAAAATCAATTAAAAAAATCATCAATGCAGGAATTCCTATTATGGGACATTTGGGATTAACACCACAATCTATTTATCAGTTTGGAACCTATAAAGTAAGAGCTAAAGAAGAAGCTGAAGCTGAAAAACTGATCAACGATGCAAAATTGCTTGAAGAATTAGGATGTTTTGGAGTTGTGCTTGAAAAAATTCCTGCAGATCTAGCTAAAAGAGTGACGGAAAGTATCTCGATTCCAACGATCGGAATTGGAGCCGGACCTCATTGTGACGGACAGGTTTTGGTGTATCATGATATGGTGGGAATGAACAAAGGTTTCTCTCCAAAATTCTTAAGAAGATACCTAGATTTATATACAGAAATTACGGGAGCAGTTTCTCAATACGTGAAAGACGTAAAAAGTGCTGATTTCCCTAACCAAAATGAAAGCTATTAA
- a CDS encoding RluA family pseudouridine synthase has protein sequence MMEEQIVFEDNHLLVINKKVGQLVQGDKTGDEPLLDSIKDFIKKRDNKPGNVFLGLVHRIDRPTSGLVIYAKTSKALSRLTQMVKNREIQKTYWAVVAKEMIPQSQRLVHYLKKNEKNNKAIVFTKVTEGAKEAILTYNVIKALDNYLLLEIDLETGRHHQIRAQLSKTGVPIKGDLKYGAPRSNPDGGINLHARKLKFIHPVTKEEVTIVAPVPQNDAIWRACEE, from the coding sequence ATTATGGAAGAGCAGATTGTTTTTGAGGATAATCACCTTTTAGTTATCAATAAAAAAGTAGGGCAACTCGTTCAGGGAGACAAAACTGGTGACGAACCCTTACTCGATTCCATTAAAGATTTCATCAAAAAAAGAGATAATAAACCCGGAAATGTTTTTCTGGGTTTAGTGCATCGTATCGATCGGCCAACTTCTGGTTTGGTTATTTATGCTAAAACTTCAAAAGCGCTTTCAAGATTGACTCAAATGGTTAAAAACCGGGAGATTCAGAAAACGTATTGGGCGGTTGTTGCTAAAGAAATGATTCCTCAAAGCCAAAGATTGGTTCATTATTTAAAGAAAAACGAAAAAAATAATAAAGCAATCGTTTTTACGAAAGTTACCGAAGGGGCAAAAGAAGCAATTCTTACCTATAATGTCATCAAAGCATTAGATAATTATCTCCTTTTAGAAATTGATCTGGAAACCGGAAGACATCATCAAATCAGAGCACAGTTATCAAAAACCGGAGTTCCTATTAAAGGTGATCTAAAATACGGTGCACCTCGTTCAAATCCTGATGGAGGAATTAATCTTCACGCCAGAAAACTTAAGTTTATACATCCTGTTACAAAGGAGGAGGTGACAATTGTTGCTCCCGTTCCGCAGAATGACGCGATCTGGAGAGCGTGTGAAGAGTAA
- the thiS gene encoding sulfur carrier protein ThiS translates to MELTINHTLRNFDVLPKTLEALIAMELPEKKKGIAVALNNRIIPQSFWAETILNNQDSILIITATQGG, encoded by the coding sequence ATGGAGCTCACAATCAATCACACACTAAGAAATTTTGATGTACTTCCCAAAACGCTGGAAGCACTTATCGCTATGGAATTACCTGAAAAGAAAAAAGGAATTGCCGTAGCGCTCAACAATCGTATTATTCCGCAGTCATTCTGGGCGGAAACCATTCTCAACAACCAAGATTCAATTTTAATTATCACTGCTACTCAAGGCGGTTAA
- the thiC gene encoding phosphomethylpyrimidine synthase ThiC, with translation MAHKITRSPFPNSKKIYVEGKIHPINVAMREIQLSPTKLTNGTLEHNSPVTVYDTSGPYTDENSEINIEKGLPRIREQWILDRNDVEILDGITSDYGKKRLADSKLNELRFSYNHKPKVAKEGQEVTQLYYAKQGIITPEMEYIAIRENQRIEQLDSVSKDMAFQHQGNNFGARTPKSKITPEFVRDEIAAGRAIIPNNINHPESEPMIIGRNFLVKINANIGNSAVSSSIEEEVEKAVWACRWGADTIMDLSTGKNIHETREWIIRNSPVPIGTVPIYQALEKVKGVAEDLTWEIFKDTLIEQAEQGVSYFTIHAGVLLRYIHLTAKRVTGIVSRGGSIMAKWCLFHHKENFLYTHFEEICEIMKKYDVAFSLGDGLRPGSIADANDEAQFAELETLGELTKIAWKHNVQVMIEGPGHVPMHMIKENMDKQLEVCDEAPFYTLGPLTTDIAPGYDHITSGIGAAMIGWFGCAMLCYVTPKEHLGLPNKEDVKVGVITYKLAAHAADLAKGHPGSQYRDNALSKARFEFRWEDQFNLSLDPDTARSYHDETLPADGAKIAHFCSMCGPKFCSMKITQEIRESAEKGMFDKSQEFIEKGKEIYI, from the coding sequence ATGGCTCATAAAATTACACGTTCGCCGTTTCCGAACTCAAAAAAGATCTATGTTGAAGGGAAAATTCATCCAATCAATGTAGCGATGCGCGAAATACAGCTAAGTCCGACAAAGCTCACCAACGGAACTTTAGAACATAATTCACCTGTTACTGTGTATGATACTTCAGGACCCTACACCGATGAAAATTCTGAAATTAATATCGAAAAAGGGCTTCCAAGAATTCGTGAACAATGGATCTTAGACAGAAATGATGTAGAAATTCTTGATGGAATTACTTCTGACTACGGAAAAAAACGTCTTGCTGATTCAAAACTGAATGAGCTGCGTTTTTCTTACAACCACAAACCGAAAGTAGCAAAAGAAGGACAGGAAGTTACCCAATTATACTACGCAAAACAGGGCATCATCACTCCCGAAATGGAATATATTGCTATTAGAGAAAATCAAAGAATCGAGCAACTGGATTCTGTTTCAAAAGATATGGCTTTTCAACATCAGGGAAACAATTTTGGGGCAAGAACTCCAAAAAGCAAGATCACTCCAGAATTCGTAAGAGATGAAATTGCAGCAGGAAGAGCAATCATTCCCAATAATATCAACCATCCGGAAAGCGAACCAATGATCATCGGGCGAAATTTTTTGGTTAAAATTAATGCGAACATTGGAAATAGTGCTGTTTCATCGAGTATTGAAGAAGAAGTAGAAAAAGCAGTTTGGGCTTGCAGATGGGGAGCAGATACAATTATGGATCTGTCAACCGGAAAAAACATCCACGAAACCAGAGAATGGATCATCAGAAACAGCCCGGTTCCTATTGGTACCGTCCCGATTTATCAGGCATTGGAAAAAGTAAAAGGTGTTGCAGAAGATCTGACTTGGGAAATTTTTAAAGATACTTTGATCGAACAGGCAGAACAGGGAGTTTCGTACTTTACCATTCACGCTGGAGTTTTGTTGAGATATATTCATTTAACCGCAAAACGTGTCACAGGAATTGTTTCCAGAGGCGGTTCTATCATGGCAAAATGGTGTTTGTTTCATCATAAAGAAAACTTTTTATACACCCATTTCGAGGAGATCTGCGAGATCATGAAAAAATATGACGTTGCCTTTTCTTTAGGTGACGGTCTTCGCCCGGGTTCAATTGCAGATGCCAATGATGAAGCGCAATTTGCTGAATTGGAAACTTTAGGTGAACTAACAAAAATTGCCTGGAAACACAATGTTCAGGTAATGATTGAAGGTCCCGGTCATGTTCCGATGCACATGATCAAAGAAAATATGGATAAGCAATTGGAAGTTTGTGACGAAGCTCCGTTTTACACATTAGGTCCTTTAACGACGGATATTGCGCCGGGGTACGATCACATCACTTCAGGAATTGGTGCAGCAATGATCGGTTGGTTCGGTTGCGCGATGTTGTGTTATGTGACTCCGAAAGAGCATTTGGGACTCCCCAATAAAGAAGATGTAAAAGTTGGGGTGATCACCTATAAATTGGCTGCTCATGCTGCAGATCTGGCGAAAGGTCATCCCGGTTCGCAATACAGAGACAATGCGTTGAGTAAAGCAAGATTTGAATTCAGATGGGAAGATCAGTTCAATCTTTCTCTTGATCCGGATACGGCAAGATCTTATCATGATGAAACACTTCCTGCGGACGGAGCAAAAATTGCGCACTTCTGCTCAATGTGTGGACCAAAATTCTGTTCAATGAAGATCACACAGGAGATCCGTGAATCTGCAGAAAAAGGAATGTTTGATAAATCTCAGGAATTCATCGAAAAAGGAAAAGAAATTTATATATGA
- a CDS encoding thiamine phosphate synthase: MIIVISPEELVQNETEIINQLFREGLDLLHIRKPFIGQNEMKDFIQKIDSKFYSQLVLHSHYDLAENFNISRFHFREIDRKNGLYQSFTDKKKSTSVHDIETFNQLNKEWEYAFISPVFPSISKKGYGENSTILNDIKKRDNSNVKLIALGGINENNIHHVFDNNVDGVALLGAIWESDEPLNVFRKCRQNILY, from the coding sequence ATGATCATTGTAATTTCTCCCGAAGAACTTGTTCAAAATGAAACTGAGATCATCAATCAACTATTTCGAGAAGGTTTGGATTTGCTTCATATCAGAAAGCCTTTTATTGGTCAAAATGAAATGAAGGATTTTATTCAAAAGATAGATTCAAAATTTTACTCTCAATTGGTTTTGCATAGTCATTACGATTTGGCTGAGAACTTTAACATCTCAAGATTTCATTTCAGAGAAATTGACAGAAAAAATGGCTTGTATCAATCTTTTACAGATAAAAAAAAATCAACGTCTGTTCATGATATTGAAACTTTTAATCAATTGAATAAAGAGTGGGAATATGCATTTATCAGTCCGGTTTTTCCAAGTATTTCTAAAAAAGGATATGGGGAAAATTCAACGATTTTAAATGATATTAAAAAACGAGACAATTCTAATGTTAAACTAATTGCTTTGGGAGGAATTAACGAAAATAATATTCATCACGTTTTTGATAATAATGTTGATGGAGTGGCTTTGTTAGGCGCAATATGGGAAAGTGATGAACCTTTAAACGTTTTCAGAAAATGCCGCCAGAATATACTTTATTAG
- a CDS encoding thiamine phosphate synthase: MEKLQYISQGFTKSEQELNIKKALDNGIKWIQIRWKNAPENEFIKLCENSKLLCSEYQSVCIINDHVQIAKDIDADGVHLGLKDTSIDIARQILGENKIIGGTANSISDVLQRMNESCDYIGLGPLRFTSTKEQLSPILGFEGYKKIIQGLKEKGLEIPKIFAIGGVVLKDIDLLQQIGIYGVVVSGQITNQPSIINEFKIAMQ, translated from the coding sequence ATGGAAAAACTACAATATATTTCTCAAGGTTTTACAAAATCCGAACAGGAACTAAATATAAAAAAGGCCTTAGACAACGGCATAAAATGGATTCAGATTCGTTGGAAAAATGCTCCCGAAAATGAGTTTATTAAGCTTTGTGAAAATTCAAAACTGCTGTGTTCAGAATACCAATCAGTTTGTATCATTAATGACCATGTTCAGATTGCAAAAGATATCGATGCAGACGGTGTTCATTTAGGTTTAAAAGATACTTCGATTGATATTGCAAGACAGATTTTAGGAGAAAATAAAATTATCGGTGGAACGGCAAATTCCATTTCTGATGTTTTGCAAAGAATGAATGAATCATGTGATTACATCGGTTTGGGACCTCTTCGATTTACTTCAACAAAAGAACAGCTAAGTCCGATTTTAGGCTTTGAAGGATATAAAAAAATAATCCAGGGTTTAAAAGAAAAAGGATTAGAAATTCCAAAAATATTCGCAATTGGTGGAGTGGTTTTGAAAGACATCGACCTATTACAACAAATAGGAATTTATGGAGTGGTCGTTTCTGGTCAAATTACCAATCAACCATCTATTATCAACGAATTTAAAATAGCAATGCAATGA
- a CDS encoding thiazole synthase, which yields MNNQPLIIADRTFGSRLFLGTGKFGNLSEMTDSIIASGSELVTMALKRIDSQSSEDDLLNALKLTRSHLLPNTSGARTAKEAVLAAQLAREALETNWVKLEIHPDPKYLLPDPIETLYATEELAKLGFIVMPYIHADPVLCKRLEDVGTAVVMPLGAPIGTNKGLRTLDFLEIIIAQSNVPVVVDAGIGAPSDAAKAMEMGADAVLVNTAIAVARDPVNMALAFKEGVIAGRRAFESGLGAIGNHAEASSPLTSFLFD from the coding sequence ATGAACAATCAACCTTTAATTATAGCAGACAGAACTTTCGGATCGAGATTATTTTTAGGAACCGGAAAATTCGGAAATCTTTCAGAAATGACGGACTCCATCATCGCTTCCGGAAGTGAATTGGTGACAATGGCTTTAAAAAGAATCGATTCGCAATCTTCAGAAGATGATTTGTTGAATGCTTTAAAACTTACAAGATCTCATCTTTTACCGAATACTTCAGGAGCAAGAACAGCGAAAGAAGCGGTTTTGGCAGCGCAATTGGCAAGAGAAGCTTTGGAAACCAATTGGGTAAAGCTGGAGATCCATCCCGATCCAAAATATTTGTTACCTGATCCAATTGAGACGTTGTATGCAACGGAAGAATTGGCAAAATTAGGATTTATCGTAATGCCATATATTCATGCCGATCCAGTTTTATGCAAACGTTTGGAAGATGTGGGAACGGCTGTTGTCATGCCTTTGGGAGCGCCGATTGGAACGAATAAAGGTTTAAGAACTTTAGATTTTTTAGAAATAATTATTGCTCAAAGTAATGTTCCTGTTGTTGTTGATGCCGGAATTGGAGCACCTTCTGATGCCGCAAAAGCAATGGAAATGGGAGCTGATGCGGTTTTGGTAAATACTGCCATTGCTGTTGCGAGAGATCCTGTAAATATGGCATTGGCTTTTAAAGAAGGCGTAATTGCGGGAAGAAGAGCTTTTGAATCTGGTTTAGGAGCTATCGGGAACCATGCAGAAGCATCAAGTCCACTGACTTCTTTTTTGTTTGATTAA
- the thiH gene encoding 2-iminoacetate synthase ThiH, whose product MKSFKDLFEKYQWDEVKAKLEKVTLSDVENSVQKKNKTIDDFLNFLSPVAAQKLELMAKMTQQLTQKRFGKTIQLYAPLYLSNECQNICTYCGFSLDNSIKRKTLSDTELMIEATVLRSMGVNHVLLVSGEANKTVGIDYFLNAVHLLKPHFANISIEVQPLSEEEYRQLHDAGVNAVLVYQETYHQDVYKEYHPKGKKSNFNFRLETPDRIGKAGIHKMGLGVLLGLEDWRVDSFFNALHIDYLQKQYWKSKFSVSFPRLRPAEGIIEPNFIMSDKDLLQLICAYRIWNEDLEISISTRENEKFRNNIISLGATAMSAASKTNPGGYAVDKESLEQFETSDERSMEEIKNIIKNAGYDPIMKDWDAVYSGV is encoded by the coding sequence ATGAAAAGTTTTAAAGATCTTTTTGAAAAATACCAATGGGATGAGGTAAAAGCAAAGCTTGAAAAAGTGACGTTATCTGATGTGGAAAATAGTGTTCAGAAAAAGAATAAAACAATAGATGATTTCCTTAATTTTCTTTCACCGGTTGCTGCTCAGAAATTAGAATTAATGGCGAAAATGACGCAGCAACTTACTCAGAAGCGTTTTGGGAAAACCATTCAGTTGTATGCGCCGTTGTACCTGAGTAATGAATGTCAGAATATTTGTACGTATTGCGGTTTCAGTTTAGATAATTCGATCAAAAGGAAAACACTTTCTGATACAGAATTGATGATCGAAGCTACGGTTTTAAGATCAATGGGAGTGAATCATGTTTTGCTGGTAAGTGGAGAAGCAAATAAAACAGTTGGAATTGATTATTTTTTGAATGCTGTTCACTTGTTGAAGCCACATTTTGCTAATATTTCGATTGAAGTTCAGCCTTTGTCAGAAGAAGAATATCGGCAGCTTCATGATGCCGGTGTGAATGCTGTTTTGGTTTATCAGGAAACTTATCATCAGGACGTTTATAAAGAATATCATCCAAAAGGAAAAAAATCAAATTTCAATTTTCGTTTGGAAACACCCGACAGAATTGGCAAAGCCGGAATTCATAAAATGGGATTGGGTGTTTTGTTGGGTTTGGAAGATTGGCGTGTTGACAGTTTTTTCAATGCACTTCATATTGATTATCTTCAAAAACAATATTGGAAAAGCAAGTTTTCAGTTTCATTTCCGAGACTTCGACCTGCGGAAGGAATTATTGAACCGAATTTTATTATGTCTGATAAAGATTTACTCCAATTAATCTGTGCGTATCGAATCTGGAATGAAGATTTGGAAATTTCAATCTCAACAAGAGAGAACGAAAAATTTAGAAACAACATCATTTCTTTAGGCGCAACAGCAATGAGTGCAGCTTCGAAAACCAATCCGGGTGGTTATGCGGTGGACAAAGAATCTTTGGAACAATTTGAAACCAGTGATGAAAGAAGCATGGAGGAAATTAAAAATATTATTAAAAATGCAGGATATGATCCAATCATGAAAGATTGGGATGCTGTGTATAGCGGAGTTTAA